A genomic segment from Corylus avellana chromosome ca5, CavTom2PMs-1.0 encodes:
- the LOC132183238 gene encoding protein DUF642 L-GALACTONO-1,4-LACTONE-RESPONSIVE GENE 2-like, translating to MERQPETIFLTLLFMGLASADLLQNPDFEFPPANLTGNNLTSSFMLLGQNNTVPGWTFDGTVQYVTATQNISLPGNGHAIQLCEDGNINQTFIANGGITDYLLTFTVAPGGQNCSYNADVVVSVPDSTRFFSWKQHYGKEKWESYGHYLGSWGEGEPVDLVFQSQTAESDPNSTCWPVIDSLLLKRVGALPDANDNLLPNGGFETGPDFLSNSTEGILLDEYRSAVQSPIQQWSVLGTVKYIDSRHFFVPQGNAAIEIVSGASAGIQTGVMLTEGSKYNLEFALGDANDTCVGDFIVGVQTGSTSQNFSLASNGTGSAKKFSVTFKANPSATQISFLSYTTIQTRDGVYCGPVVDDVVLRASYGLKLEMQLKVLISLYILLGAIL from the exons ATGGAAAGGCAGCCAGAAACGATTTTTCTCACACTTCTGTTCATGGGATTGGCATCCGCAG ATCTTCTTCAGAATCCAGATTTTGAATTCCCACCGGCAAACTTGACGGGAAATAATCTCACCTCCTCGTTTATGCTATTGGGCCAAAACAATACGGTTCCGGGATGGACATTTGACGGCACAGTACAGTATGTAACGGCTACTCAAAACATATCACTGCCAGGGAATGGACATGCCATACAATTGTGTGAAGATGGCAATATCAACCAGACTTTCATCGCCAATGGGGGTATTACGGACTATTTGCTTACCTTCACCGTCGCCCCGGGTGGTCAGAACTGTTCATACAATGCCGATGTAGTGGTTTCAGTGCCAGATAGTACAAGGTTCTTCTCTTGGAAGCAGCATTATGGGAAGGAAAAGTGGGAGAGCTATGGTCACTATTTGGGTAGTTGGGGCGAGGGAGAGCCTGTTGATCTTGTGTTTCAAAGCCAAACAGCAGAATCGGATCCCAATTCCACGTGTTGGCCTGTAATTGACTCACTTCTTCTTAAGAGAGTTGGAGCTCTTCCTGATGCCAATG ATAACCTATTGCCAAATGGAGGATTTGAAACTGGCCCTGATTTCCTGAGTAACTCTACTGAGGGAATTCTACTTGACGAATATCGAAGTGCAGTTCAATCTCCAATACAACAATGGTCTGTGTTAGGAACTGTGAAATACATAGACTCCAGACACTTCTTTGTCCCACAAGGCAATGCTGCAATAGAGATTGTCTCAGGAGCTTCAGCTGGCATACAAACAGGAGTAATGCTTACAGAAGGCTCTAAGTATAACTTGGAGTTCGCATTGGGAGATGCTAATGACACTTGTGTGGGAGATTTCATAGTTGGGGTTCAAACAGGATCAACTTCCCAGAATTTCTCGTTAGCAAGCAATGGCACTGGCTCAGCCAAGAAATTCTCTGTGACATTCAAGGCAAATCCAAGTGCAACTCAAATCAGTTTTCTCAGCTATACAACAATCCAGACAAGAGATGGTGTGTACTGTGGTCCTGTGGTTGATGATGTTGTTTTGCGTGCTTCTTATGGGCTGAAACTAGAAATGCAGTTGAAGGTTCTGATTTCTTTATATATACTACTAGGAGCCATTCTATAA
- the LOC132182247 gene encoding protein DUF642 L-GALACTONO-1,4-LACTONE-RESPONSIVE GENE 2-like — translation MENNGYLGVCVLEAQMLAGVLDRNHHVEANNLLQNPDFESPPANLPGNSTSSFMLLSQDNEVPGWTFEGTVQYVTVSQDTSLLENGHAIQLCQDGKIKQTFIVNGGVTDYVLTFSVTPGGEGEPVNLVFQSLTAESNPISTCWPVIDSLLLKRVGTLPDANDSLLPNGGFETGPDFLSNSTEGILIAENILSVVQSPLKPWYVLGTEKYIDSRHFFVPQGNAAIEIVSGVSAGIQTEVILKKGHKYSLEFTLGDANDSCVGDFIIGAQTGSTSQNFSLASNGTGSAKKFSATFKANTSAAQISFLSYTTVRTRDGVYSGPVVDDVVLRASCGLKLEMQLKVLISLYILGAILQIRSIGEMISHTISLYF, via the exons ATGGAAAACAACGGCTACCTGGGTGTTTGTGTACTTGAGGCTCAGATGCTTGCTGGGGTTCTTGACAGAAATCACCATGTTGAAGCCAATA ATCTTCTTCAGAATCCAGATTTTGAATCCCCACCAGCAAACTTGCCGGGAAATTCCACCTCCTCATTTATGCTATTGAGCCAAGACAATGAAGTTCCAGGATGGACATTTGAAGGCACAGTACAATATGTAACAGTTAGTCAGGACACATCACTGCTAGAGAATGGACATGCCATACAATTGTGTCAAGATGGCAAAATCAAGCAGACTTTCATCGTTAACGGTGGTGTTACGGATTACGTGCTCACCTTTTCTGTCACCCCGGGTG GTGAGGGAGAGCCTGTTAATCTTGTGTTTCAAAGTCTAACAGCAGAATCGAATCCCATCTCCACATGTTGGCCTGTAATTGACTCCCTTCTTCTTAAGAGAGTTGGAACACTCCCTGATGCCAATG ATAGCCTACTGCCAAATGGAGGATTTGAAACAGGCCCTGATTTCCTGAGTAACTCTACTGAGGGAATTCTAATTGCTGAAAATATTCTAAGTGTGGTTCAATCTCCATTAAAACCATGGTATGTGTTAGGAACTGAGAAATACATAGACTCCAGACACTTCTTTGTCCCACAAGGCAATGCTGCAATAGAGATTGTCTCAGGAGTTTCAGCTGGCATACAAACAGAAGTAATACTTAAAAAAGGCCACAAGTATAGCTTGGAGTTCACATTGGGAGATGCTAACGACAGTTGTGTGGGAGATTTCATAATTGGGGCTCAAACAGGATCAACTTCCCAGAATTTCTCGTTGGCAAGCAATGGCACTGGCTCAGCCAAGAAATTCTCTGCGACATTCAAGGCAAATACTAGTGCAGCTCAAATCAGTTTTCTCAGCTATACAACAGTCCGGACAAGAGATGGTGTATACAGTGGTCCTGTGGTTGATGATGTTGTTTTGCGTGCTTCTTGTGGGCTGAAACTAGAAATGCAACTGAAGGTTCtgatttctttatatatattgggAGCCATTCTACAAATCCGATCCATTGGGGAGATGATATCACACACtatttctctctatttttaa
- the LOC132181384 gene encoding plastoglobule-localized metallopeptidase 48, chloroplastic, whose product MASIPLSSLCVSQKPKSLSLSFVASDSLRFGSSSSLGFDSSRKNRGVRISLCRAASVVFRDLDADDFRHPLDKQNTLILRAIPGLNDLAKVLLGTIAEQVMLLENIGTSVLVSENQLSGLHKLMVEAAKILNIEAPDLYVRQSPVPNAYTLAISGKRPFVVVHTSLVELLTQTELQAVLAHELGHLKCDHGVWLTYANILTLGAYTVPGLGGLIAQSLEEQLFRWLRAAELTCDRAALLVAQDPKVVISVLMKLAGGCPSMADQLNVDAFLEQARSYDKASSSPVGWYIRNAQTRQLSHPLPVLRAREIDEWSRSQDYKSLFKRAIQVNSVQKI is encoded by the exons ATGGCCTCCATACCTCTGTCCTCGCTCTGCGTCTCCCAAAAGCCCAAGTCTCTCAGTCTCAGCTTCGTCGCCTCCGATAGCCTGAGATTTGGTTCATCTTCTTCACTCGGATTCGATTCGTCGAGGAAGAACCGCGGGGTTAGAATTTCTCTTTGCAGAGCCGCCTCGGTTGTCTTCCGCGACCTCGACGCCGATGATTTCCGACATCCTCTTGATAAACAG AACACGCTGATTCTGAGGGCGATCCCAGGGTTGAATGATCTCGCAAAGGTTCTTCTAG GAACTATTGCAGAGCAGGTCATGCTTCTGGAGAATATTGGGACATCGGTTCTTGTTTCTGAAAATCAG CTTTCTGGTCTACACAAATTGATGGTTGAGGCTGCTAAAATACTGAACATTGAAGCTCCTGACCTGTATGTCCGACAAAGTCCTGTACCAAATGCATATACTTTAGCTATAAGTGGTAAAAGACCATTTGTTGTTGTTCATACCAGCCTTGTGGAGCTTCTGACGCAGACAGAATTGCAG GCTGTTTTGGCTCATGAGTTGGGCCACCTGAAATGCGACCATGGTGTTTGGCTTACATACGCGAATATTCTTACCCTTGGGGCCTATACTGTACCTG GTCTTGGTGGGCTAATAGCACAGAGTTTAGAAGAACAGTTGTTTCGCTGGCTCCGAGCAGCAGAGCTGACTTGTGATCGTGCAGCCCTTCTTGTTGCTCAAGACCCTAAG GTGGTCATCTCCGTTCTAATGAAATTGGCTGGGGGATGCCCGTCCATGGCTGATCAACTGAATGTGGACGCATTCTTGGAGCAAGCTCGGTCTTATGACAAAGCTTCTTCAAGCCCAGTTGGGTGGTATATAAG AAATGCTCAAACAAGGCAGCTTTCACATCCACTGCCTGTATTACGTGCTCGTGAGATTGATGAATGGTCAAGAAGTCAAGATTACAAATCCCTTTTCAAACGTGCCATTCAGGTCAATTCTGTACAGAAAATTTAG